The following DNA comes from Candidatus Poribacteria bacterium.
ATAAACGAGATCAATTATTGTCTTTTACCGCTCAACCCAACCTACGCGATTAATATAGAACTCACGTTATCCTAAAAATTATAAGATAACTTCGCGTAGTAAAGTCCACCGTTGAAACCGAAAGGTGCAGCCGCCCGATCATACGTGAAAACTCCCGGTGAATCCGCAATCACTGTTCCAGTACTATCTATGAGGGTGCCACCACGTGCTTGACCGACCTCGTTTAAGTCAGGTACCTGATTGAGAAGATTGTTTGCGCCGAGCGTCAAGGTGAAGGATTCGTTGAGTTGATAGGCACTCTGAATATCGGCGAGCCATTTTCCACCGTAAGTTTGACGCTGGGCATTCTCTCCACTCCCTGCTTGCAGGGTATAACTCCCGAAGTAACGTAAAGCAGACCCAATTTTGAGGGATCCGATAGTGTAATCTGCTGTGAGGTTTATGCGTGTGTTCGGTTGCCATTCCTCAAGAATAGAGCGTTCTCGTTCTGGAAAGAGAATTTCCTCGAGACCGATTAGAATGGAACCCGGTGCTTCCACATCACCGATGACTTTGGTATCTGCCCACGTTAATGCAACTTTCAAATCGAGAAGAGATTCATCGTCAAAGGCGTGTACGTAACCTGCGGCTATATCAATGCCGCGAGTCCGCGTTTGCGCGACATTCGTAAAGACTTGTGCTTGACTGGCACCAGCTTGTGCTAAGGCAGGCACGGTATCTGCCCTGAAGCTGCCGCTTAGAACAATGCGGTCATCAATGTCAATCTGGAAGGCATCAAGCGTCAACCATAGATTCTGAATCGGTTTGAGGACGATACCCCCTGAAACGTTGACTGAGGTTTCCTCTTTAAGTTCTGGGATGTTGAGTGCACGCGCAGTGTCGCTGTCATTGCGAAACGTCCCGACCTCGAAAGGTAGCAGTTCCGTCGTATTCCCATCGCCATCAGCGTCATTATTGTCAGCCTTGAATTGTGTGCTGATGTTGTTAAAATAAAGTTGTTGGAGTAAGGGTGCCCGGAAGCCTGTGCTACCGGCGGCACGCACCGCAATCTGTTCTGTTAAATCGTAGCGAGCCGTTGCCTTTCCTGTAACAGTAGCACCAAAGTCGCTATATTGCTCGCCACGTACAGCAGCGCCAACGAGCAGACCTATTCCCGGTTGCCCGCTGAGATAGGATTCAAAGTCGGCATAACCTGCAATATTTATCCGACTTTCATCCACTTCGTTGGCTGGGCGGAAGCCGGGAAAGACTTGGATACCACTGGCTGCACCTTCTGCACCGAGACCCGCGTTGAACCAAGAGACAGGTTCACCCGCTCGGATACCGTAGCTTTCCCGTCGAAATTCGGCACCACCGGCAAGGTTAATGAGGGAGGATTGATAGGTGAGAGGATAGGTAATATCTATATTGAGGGCAGTTTGATCGAGTCGAAATCCACCAGAATCAGCAGCAGTTGGACTCGCAGGCCCGTAGGAGGCGTTCAGCGAGTTGGAAATGAAAAAGTCAAACGTATTCAGACCGTGGTTCAGACTGACATCAACATCTAAATCCGTTGAAGCGTGTTTCCACGCCATTCCCAATGCGACGAATACATCTTCAATGGCTGTGTTG
Coding sequences within:
- a CDS encoding TonB-dependent receptor, translated to MLISENKRYFWYVVAMLFGIVPAIPMTANAEALKVVVQDQNGNAIPAAKVQIGNQEQTTDDSGVATFSDVTGAQSLTVTATGFSSKQVNTTAGQTEVAVTLAPVQIVDTVVVVGTRSIGRRVLQAPVPIEVVNREQLSITGQSETGRALQMLVPSFNFPSSTISDGTDALRPATLRGLGPDQTLVLINGKRRHKSALLHVNSSVGRGTAGTDFNAIPFAAIERIEVLRDGAAAQYGSDAIAGVINIILKDDIDSGDVNLYWGQTYEGDGDTWHGNGNYGMKVGDSGFLNLTVEWRDRYRTNRAGISGTRQYDWIEVDQGRPPDAELEVKDAAGNVTGKKPVWFDPREYSFNRKNFRVGDADTSQKVGVYNFGLPLTETLELYSFGGYSTRENNSSGFYRNSKDTSRNVKAIYPDGFLPEINTAIEDVFVALGMAWKHASTDLDVDVSLNHGLNTFDFFISNSLNASYGPASPTAADSGGFRLDQTALNIDITYPLTYQSSLINLAGGAEFRRESYGIRAGEPVSWFNAGLGAEGAASGIQVFPGFRPANEVDESRINIAGYADFESYLSGQPGIGLLVGAAVRGEQYSDFGATVTGKATARYDLTEQIAVRAAGSTGFRAPLLQQLYFNNISTQFKADNNDADGDGNTTELLPFEVGTFRNDSDTARALNIPELKEETSVNVSGGIVLKPIQNLWLTLDAFQIDIDDRIVLSGSFRADTVPALAQAGASQAQVFTNVAQTRTRGIDIAAGYVHAFDDESLLDLKVALTWADTKVIGDVEAPGSILIGLEEILFPERERSILEEWQPNTRINLTADYTIGSLKIGSALRYFGSYTLQAGSGENAQRQTYGGKWLADIQSAYQLNESFTLTLGANNLLNQVPDLNEVGQARGGTLIDSTGTVIADSPGVFTYDRAAAPFGFNGGLYYAKLSYNF